In Crinalium epipsammum PCC 9333, the following are encoded in one genomic region:
- a CDS encoding IS4 family transposase produces MVEDEVIAKQLEKLLTPAITNQENYYRKLGLRERILNLPLMMAAVLTLLWRDVAGVRELTRMLARDGFLWCSPTKVSQQAVSQRFLTFPSELFEKVFKDLLPSLRATWHSRNQRPLPESIQFTLSKFEKIWIVDGSTLEALFRKLKSLEETQRGQLAGKMSTVIDLMTRLPVEIWFEENSKASDIKLEENILNLVTKNTLLLLDRGFYHFNFWFQLIEKKVDFITRIKKGAAIKVEQIFTDSYELRDRKIRFGSGTKKTPFITLRLIEVRSGKTWHSYLTSVLDPNILPPYVVADLYRRRWRIEDAFNTVKRLLGLSYLWTGSINGIKLQIWATWLFYAVLVDLGDAVADELALPFDEISLEMIYRGLYHFTMAHQKGKATDPVKYFADPENRDLGIIKQQRNPNVKLIVAPFPNLQRGSDQFFFNNSLKAS; encoded by the coding sequence CTGGTGGAAGACGAAGTAATAGCCAAGCAATTGGAAAAATTACTGACACCAGCCATTACAAATCAAGAAAATTACTACCGAAAATTAGGACTCAGAGAACGGATACTGAATTTACCGTTGATGATGGCGGCGGTGTTGACCTTGCTGTGGCGAGATGTGGCAGGAGTCAGAGAACTAACAAGAATGTTAGCCAGAGATGGTTTTCTGTGGTGTAGTCCCACAAAAGTTAGTCAACAAGCGGTATCACAAAGATTTTTAACATTTCCATCTGAATTATTTGAAAAAGTATTTAAAGATTTATTGCCGAGTTTAAGAGCAACTTGGCATAGTAGAAATCAACGTCCATTGCCAGAAAGTATTCAATTTACCTTGTCAAAATTTGAGAAGATTTGGATAGTAGATGGGTCAACATTGGAGGCATTGTTTAGGAAGTTAAAAAGCTTAGAAGAGACTCAAAGAGGGCAATTAGCCGGAAAAATGAGTACAGTAATTGATTTAATGACTAGATTACCTGTAGAAATTTGGTTTGAAGAAAATTCTAAAGCTTCTGATATTAAACTTGAAGAAAACATTCTAAATTTAGTAACAAAAAACACCTTGCTGTTATTGGATAGAGGGTTTTATCACTTTAATTTTTGGTTTCAATTAATTGAGAAAAAAGTAGATTTTATAACGAGAATAAAAAAAGGAGCAGCAATCAAAGTAGAACAAATATTTACCGATAGTTATGAACTGAGAGATCGGAAGATACGCTTTGGTTCTGGCACAAAGAAGACTCCATTTATTACCTTGCGTTTGATTGAAGTCAGGTCAGGAAAAACCTGGCATTCTTATTTAACCAGCGTCCTAGACCCTAATATTTTACCCCCTTATGTGGTAGCAGATTTATATCGGCGGCGGTGGCGGATTGAAGATGCTTTTAACACAGTCAAGAGGCTTTTAGGTTTAAGTTATTTATGGACGGGTTCAATCAATGGAATTAAGTTACAAATTTGGGCGACCTGGTTATTTTATGCGGTTTTAGTAGATTTAGGTGATGCCGTAGCAGATGAACTTGCTCTCCCCTTCGACGAGATTTCATTAGAAATGATTTATCGCGGTCTTTATCATTTTACTATGGCTCATCAGAAAGGTAAGGCAACAGACCCCGTTAAGTATTTTGCTGATCCCGAAAATCGAGATTTAGGTATTATCAAACAGCAACGAAACCCCAATGTTAAGTTGATTGTCGCTCCTTTTCCCAATCTTCAACGAGGGTCTGACCAGTTTTTTTTCAACAATTCTCTGAAAGCCTCTTGA
- a CDS encoding ATP-binding protein, whose amino-acid sequence MANSIAASKSGLEIIDKARKRKGWNKDAPIWIEAASVSRPTLQRFWRKEAIRQENFVAICKAVGIESWEEIVDNTPTQQAASYMEFIVYDDAWVGRETLIEQLSDKVRSSSRVLLLVGITGIGKTALAERLVEELRGKWTELRDNFEDDKKASDFASIAQQWLEKSGETVPNEERKPEPLLRRLIKRLRENRYLILMDSLEYLLTGNEEDGWGDFADEWWGEFFISFLAESDCQSRFILTSQDLPTRFEKAECDRYKNLWYCQLLKGLEVSEQVKLFQKAELDGELELAHTPLRIIGEVYDGHPLALRTIVGEIRGSYGGKVSAYWKANSRYIEEVKKAIDEARNQGIIRGNEDRWQLASYTTVLRRKVKERIERTFERLKNDVYDAYILLCITSIYRCEVQESWWLSHLEDEGYNEEQQKAAMQSLWERYLVEDAGIDDEDERLVRQHNLIRSVALEHLKQLGGNNE is encoded by the coding sequence ATGGCAAATTCTATTGCGGCATCTAAATCTGGGCTAGAAATTATTGACAAAGCTAGGAAAAGGAAAGGATGGAATAAAGATGCCCCTATTTGGATTGAAGCTGCTAGCGTTTCACGTCCAACTCTACAGCGATTTTGGCGAAAAGAGGCGATTCGGCAGGAAAACTTTGTTGCTATCTGTAAAGCTGTTGGAATAGAAAGCTGGGAAGAGATTGTTGATAACACTCCAACCCAGCAAGCTGCATCATATATGGAATTTATTGTCTATGATGATGCGTGGGTTGGACGAGAAACTTTGATTGAACAGTTGAGCGATAAGGTGCGCTCTTCGTCTCGTGTTTTACTATTAGTCGGCATTACAGGTATTGGTAAAACCGCTTTGGCTGAACGGCTAGTAGAAGAGCTACGGGGAAAGTGGACAGAACTCAGGGATAATTTTGAAGATGATAAAAAAGCTTCAGATTTTGCTAGTATCGCACAGCAATGGCTGGAGAAGTCAGGGGAAACTGTTCCAAACGAGGAGCGAAAACCAGAGCCACTTTTACGGCGCTTAATCAAACGCTTGCGCGAAAATCGCTATTTAATCCTCATGGATTCTCTTGAGTATCTATTGACAGGAAATGAAGAGGATGGCTGGGGTGATTTTGCTGATGAGTGGTGGGGTGAGTTTTTTATCAGTTTCTTGGCAGAATCAGATTGTCAAAGTCGATTTATTCTTACGTCTCAGGATTTGCCAACTAGGTTTGAGAAAGCGGAATGCGATCGCTATAAAAATCTCTGGTATTGCCAACTTTTGAAAGGATTAGAAGTCTCTGAACAAGTGAAGTTATTCCAAAAAGCAGAGTTAGATGGTGAGTTGGAATTAGCACATACCCCCCTGCGAATAATTGGGGAAGTTTATGATGGGCATCCCTTAGCTTTGCGGACAATCGTGGGAGAAATTAGGGGTTCTTATGGTGGAAAAGTTAGCGCTTACTGGAAAGCTAACAGTCGTTACATTGAGGAGGTAAAAAAAGCTATTGATGAGGCTCGTAACCAAGGAATAATTAGAGGAAATGAGGATAGGTGGCAGTTAGCATCATACACGACAGTCTTGCGAAGGAAAGTCAAAGAACGAATTGAGAGGACATTTGAACGATTAAAAAATGATGTGTATGATGCTTATATTTTGCTTTGTATTACCTCAATATATCGCTGCGAAGTACAAGAGAGTTGGTGGCTAAGTCATTTAGAAGATGAGGGTTACAATGAGGAGCAGCAAAAGGCTGCAATGCAAAGCCTGTGGGAAAGGTATTTAGTCGAAGATGCTGGAATTGACGATGAAGACGAGCGCTTAGTAAGGCAACATAATTTGATTCGCAGTGTGGCACTTGAACACTTAAAGCAATTGGGCGGAAATAATGAGTAA
- a CDS encoding tetratricopeptide repeat protein — MSNFIPPENSVVLVSDTPSGEKIVLSVDLASIKNINSRWKRTHSKAAINWLTKYKPKSDASKLEKVRQYLEAFHHLCEVEEWIAAGNIFYLITDTPAKTELHNQLGLWGYYREVIELNKALLNKIDPRLDYLVLNEIGDTYQKLGQHQQALEFFEQAREINREVGDRSFEADSLHYIGNVYYSLGQVQQAIQLYQQALEITREIGDRPNEGHTLCALGNVYRSLGQIQEAIPLLEQALEIARESGDHSFEAISLVNLGAAYNSLSQYQQAVECHQQSLEIRREREDRWGEANSLGNLANAYRCLGQVQQAIELHQKRLEITREIGDRQGEADSLLDLGVAYLNLGEYQQTIQFNQQSLQLEQMIGDHRGESMSASNLADAYYYLEDYNRAIQFYQRSLEITLEMGDHWSEATYLRKVGLAYFKLEQIESAIQFYQQSLVVAQQIGDRNGEGMSAYNLADAYYYLGDYNQAIQFYQQSLIVAQQIGNRNGEGIALGNLGNAYRLLKKHLQGIEYHQQSLTVFREINNRFDEGKALGNLGNAYFSIGDYLQAINLLQESLAVMQELQNCQQEEYALINLGKVYCALGDYDKAIAYNQQHLAMVQTTQAELEHTNSL, encoded by the coding sequence ATGAGTAACTTCATACCACCAGAAAACTCAGTTGTGTTGGTTAGCGATACACCATCTGGTGAAAAAATTGTTTTAAGTGTTGATTTAGCATCTATCAAGAATATTAATTCACGTTGGAAGCGTACTCACTCCAAAGCAGCAATAAACTGGCTCACCAAATACAAACCTAAGTCGGATGCTTCCAAATTAGAGAAGGTGCGCCAATATCTGGAGGCTTTTCATCATCTTTGTGAAGTAGAAGAATGGATAGCAGCAGGTAATATTTTCTACTTGATAACTGATACACCTGCTAAAACAGAACTGCATAATCAACTGGGTCTTTGGGGATATTATCGTGAAGTGATTGAATTAAATAAAGCACTCTTAAATAAAATTGACCCAAGACTTGACTATTTAGTTCTGAATGAGATTGGTGACACTTATCAAAAACTAGGGCAACATCAGCAAGCTCTTGAATTTTTTGAACAGGCAAGGGAGATTAATAGGGAAGTTGGCGATCGCTCATTTGAGGCTGATTCTCTACATTATATTGGCAATGTTTACTACAGTCTAGGACAAGTTCAACAGGCAATTCAGTTATATCAACAAGCATTAGAAATTACGCGAGAAATTGGAGATCGTCCTAATGAGGGTCACACTCTATGTGCTTTGGGTAACGTTTACCGTTCTTTAGGGCAAATTCAGGAGGCAATTCCACTACTGGAGCAAGCATTGGAGATTGCGCGAGAAAGTGGCGATCACTCGTTTGAAGCTATATCTCTTGTGAATCTCGGAGCAGCTTATAATTCGTTAAGTCAGTACCAGCAAGCGGTTGAATGCCATCAGCAGTCATTAGAAATTAGACGCGAAAGAGAGGATCGTTGGGGTGAAGCGAATTCTTTAGGCAACTTAGCTAATGCGTACCGCTGTTTGGGGCAAGTTCAACAAGCAATTGAACTTCATCAGAAGCGACTGGAAATTACACGAGAGATAGGCGACCGCCAAGGTGAAGCAGATTCACTTTTGGATCTAGGTGTTGCTTACCTCAATTTGGGAGAATACCAGCAAACAATTCAGTTCAATCAGCAATCGTTACAGCTTGAACAGATGATAGGAGATCACCGAGGCGAGAGTATGTCTGCGTCCAATCTCGCCGACGCTTATTACTATTTAGAAGATTACAACCGCGCAATTCAGTTTTATCAGCGAAGCTTAGAAATTACGCTAGAAATGGGCGATCACTGGAGTGAAGCTACCTATTTGCGTAAGGTGGGATTAGCTTACTTTAAGCTAGAACAAATCGAATCAGCAATTCAGTTTTATCAGCAATCGTTGGTAGTCGCTCAACAGATAGGCGATCGCAACGGTGAGGGTATGTCTGCGTACAATCTCGCCGATGCTTATTACTATTTAGGAGATTACAACCAAGCAATTCAGTTTTATCAGCAATCGTTGATAGTTGCTCAACAGATAGGCAATCGCAACGGTGAGGGAATTGCACTGGGAAATTTGGGAAATGCGTATCGTTTACTAAAAAAGCATCTCCAAGGAATTGAGTATCACCAGCAGAGTTTGACTGTTTTCCGTGAAATTAACAATCGTTTTGATGAGGGAAAAGCGCTAGGAAATTTAGGAAATGCTTACTTCTCTATAGGAGATTATCTCCAAGCAATTAATTTGCTTCAGGAGTCTTTAGCCGTTATGCAGGAACTCCAAAATTGCCAACAAGAGGAATATGCTTTAATTAATCTAGGTAAAGTTTACTGTGCTTTGGGAGATTACGATAAAGCGATCGCTTATAATCAGCAACATTTAGCTATGGTGCAAACAACCCAAGCGGAACTTGAGCATACCAATTCACTTTAA
- a CDS encoding general stress protein has translation MTVSNQQIAIGLFLKRSEAENALNELKASGFPMDKVSVIAQDAEEGEQVGDQQISDKIGDQDVNAASGVVADTLTATTLGSVMLGLASIAVPGVGMIIGAGSVGAAIAATVASTGVAAAASGGLVKAITDLGVPEAQARIYSDRLQGREYLVIVEGTGEDISRAETIVNNYGISNWGIYNSAQA, from the coding sequence ATGACTGTTAGCAATCAACAAATTGCAATTGGTTTATTTTTGAAGCGCAGCGAAGCTGAAAACGCACTTAATGAATTAAAAGCTTCTGGCTTTCCAATGGATAAAGTTTCTGTTATTGCTCAAGATGCCGAGGAAGGCGAACAGGTTGGCGATCAACAAATCAGCGATAAAATCGGCGATCAAGATGTTAATGCTGCAAGCGGAGTCGTTGCAGACACACTCACAGCTACCACATTGGGTAGTGTGATGCTGGGACTTGCCAGTATAGCAGTTCCAGGTGTAGGAATGATCATAGGAGCAGGTAGCGTTGGTGCAGCAATTGCTGCAACCGTTGCTAGTACCGGAGTTGCAGCCGCAGCTAGTGGTGGTTTAGTGAAAGCGATTACTGATTTAGGTGTACCCGAAGCACAAGCAAGAATTTATAGCGATCGCCTTCAAGGTAGAGAATATTTAGTAATAGTAGAAGGCACAGGCGAAGACATTAGCCGTGCTGAAACAATTGTTAATAACTACGGTATTAGCAATTGGGGTATCTATAACTCTGCACAGGCTTAA
- a CDS encoding Hsp70 family protein encodes MAIAIDFGTSNTVITRWNPVTQQPETLNLPGLSVISGQNPPLIPSLVYVEDATRGEVILGQTVRDRGLDLKTDPRFFRSFKRGIGADIQGFLPEIDGRVVTFEQAGQWFLTDLIKNVKTSLPDIGQSLVLTVPVDSFEAYRHWLGGVCQSLPVEQVRMLDEPTAAALGYGTTEADVLLVVDFGGGTLDLSLVQLSKDIQAGKKPLGFILKWGQNSLAENSAQRPKTARVLAKAGQNLGGTDIDNWLVDYFATTQGLTATPLTTRLAERLKIQLSLQTAASEVYFNDETFESYELELTRDRFETILKENEFFDRLDEAMTQVLQQGRRQGIEASNIDAVLLVGGTVQIPAVQTWVQQYFDSSKIRQSKPFEAIAQGALQLTQGVELKDFLYHSYGIRYWDRRNNCHNWHPIIKTGQSYPMSDAIEIMLGASIENQPSVELIIGELGAETGGTEVYFDGDRLITRNLRSGQTSVQPLNDREGARSIAQLTPPGYPGSDRIKVQFQVDAQRSLRITVEDLLTHQTLLENQLVAQLS; translated from the coding sequence ATGGCGATCGCAATTGATTTTGGCACTAGCAACACGGTAATTACTCGCTGGAACCCTGTCACTCAGCAACCAGAAACCCTCAACTTACCTGGATTATCAGTCATTTCTGGGCAAAATCCCCCGTTAATTCCTAGTTTGGTTTATGTGGAAGATGCTACGCGAGGGGAAGTTATATTAGGTCAGACAGTGCGCGATCGCGGTTTGGATCTCAAAACTGACCCCCGATTCTTCCGCAGCTTTAAACGAGGTATTGGCGCTGATATTCAAGGATTTTTGCCAGAAATTGACGGCAGAGTAGTTACCTTTGAGCAAGCTGGGCAATGGTTTCTCACTGATTTAATCAAAAACGTTAAAACTAGCTTGCCTGATATTGGGCAGTCTTTAGTATTAACTGTTCCGGTAGATAGTTTTGAAGCTTATCGTCATTGGTTGGGTGGTGTATGCCAATCTTTACCAGTTGAACAGGTAAGGATGTTAGATGAACCGACAGCAGCAGCACTAGGTTATGGTACAACTGAGGCGGATGTGCTGTTGGTGGTAGATTTTGGAGGCGGTACGCTGGATTTATCTTTAGTGCAGTTATCTAAAGATATCCAAGCGGGGAAAAAACCTTTAGGGTTTATTCTTAAATGGGGTCAAAATTCATTAGCAGAAAATTCAGCACAAAGACCTAAAACGGCGCGTGTACTTGCGAAAGCAGGACAAAATTTAGGTGGGACAGATATTGATAACTGGTTAGTAGATTATTTTGCGACAACACAAGGATTAACAGCCACACCTTTAACTACTCGATTAGCAGAAAGGTTGAAGATTCAGTTATCTTTGCAAACTGCGGCGAGTGAAGTTTACTTTAATGATGAAACATTTGAAAGTTACGAATTAGAACTAACGCGCGATCGCTTTGAAACTATTCTGAAAGAAAATGAATTCTTTGATCGCCTCGATGAAGCAATGACTCAAGTATTGCAACAAGGACGTAGACAGGGAATAGAAGCTTCAAATATTGATGCTGTCTTATTAGTTGGCGGTACTGTGCAAATACCAGCAGTGCAAACGTGGGTACAGCAGTATTTTGATAGTAGCAAAATTCGTCAATCGAAACCCTTTGAAGCGATCGCTCAAGGTGCATTGCAACTAACTCAAGGGGTTGAACTCAAAGACTTTCTCTATCACAGCTATGGTATCCGCTACTGGGATAGACGGAATAATTGCCATAATTGGCATCCAATCATTAAAACTGGACAGTCTTACCCGATGAGTGATGCCATAGAAATCATGCTAGGGGCATCAATAGAAAATCAACCTAGTGTTGAATTAATTATTGGGGAATTGGGAGCAGAAACAGGCGGTACAGAAGTATACTTTGATGGCGATCGCTTAATTACTCGTAACTTGAGGAGTGGTCAAACATCGGTACAACCACTAAATGACCGCGAAGGCGCACGTAGTATTGCTCAACTCACCCCACCAGGATATCCAGGTAGCGATCGTATTAAAGTGCAATTTCAAGTAGATGCACAACGTTCTTTACGAATTACCGTTGAAGATTTATTAACTCATCAAACACTATTAGAAAATCAGCTAGTTGCTCAACTCAGTTAA
- the thrB gene encoding homoserine kinase encodes MPATPTTITVTVPATTANLGAGFDCIGAALTLYNQFKFSLLPEQATFEIIVSGVEADRVNTGSDNLAYQSFLNLYQHLGKTPPPVKIEIELGVPLARGLGSSATAIVGGLVGANVLAGSPLSQNEVMQCAIALEGHPDNVVPALLGGCRLAATGLNQASKPEENLTNWEICDIPWHSDVVPVVAIPDFELSTAEARRVLPSEYSRADAIFNTAHLGLLLRALETGRKNWLQASLQDRIHQPYRQALIPGYDAVYSAAIATGAYGMVISGAGPTLLALVDKSLSAAVVTAMTDAWQQHGIKADVKALQIDTKGAAISS; translated from the coding sequence ATGCCTGCTACTCCTACTACTATAACCGTCACTGTCCCCGCCACAACTGCTAATCTTGGCGCTGGTTTTGATTGCATCGGAGCAGCTTTAACGCTGTACAATCAATTTAAATTTTCTCTACTTCCTGAGCAAGCAACATTTGAAATTATTGTCAGTGGTGTAGAAGCTGACAGAGTTAATACCGGATCTGATAATTTGGCTTATCAATCTTTTCTCAACTTGTATCAGCATTTAGGTAAAACTCCCCCACCTGTAAAAATTGAGATTGAATTGGGTGTACCTCTTGCAAGAGGTTTGGGTAGTTCCGCGACAGCTATTGTCGGTGGGTTAGTTGGTGCTAATGTGTTAGCTGGATCGCCGTTAAGTCAAAATGAGGTGATGCAATGTGCGATCGCACTTGAAGGACATCCTGATAATGTTGTCCCTGCTTTATTAGGGGGTTGTCGTTTAGCAGCTACAGGTTTAAACCAAGCGTCAAAACCCGAAGAAAATTTAACTAATTGGGAAATTTGTGATATTCCCTGGCATAGTGATGTTGTGCCAGTTGTAGCTATTCCAGATTTTGAACTTTCAACCGCAGAAGCGCGGCGAGTATTACCAAGTGAGTATAGTCGTGCTGATGCTATTTTTAATACCGCGCATCTAGGTTTATTATTACGCGCTTTAGAAACAGGGCGCAAAAATTGGTTGCAAGCCTCACTGCAAGATAGGATTCATCAACCTTACCGCCAAGCCTTGATTCCAGGTTATGATGCAGTATATTCGGCTGCGATCGCAACTGGTGCTTATGGCATGGTAATTAGTGGTGCAGGACCAACTTTATTAGCTTTAGTAGATAAATCTCTTAGCGCCGCAGTTGTCACAGCAATGACAGATGCGTGGCAACAACATGGCATCAAAGCTGATGTGAAAGCCTTGCAAATTGATACGAAAGGCGCTGCTATCAGCAGTTAA
- a CDS encoding response regulator transcription factor, whose protein sequence is MSTVLVVEDSATQRAMISELLQEKGLTVTVAKDGVEALEQMQGNNPDLVLLDIVMPRMNGYEFCRRIKSDPQTQNVPVVMCSAKGEEFDRYWGMKQGADAYISKPFHPKELLGTVKQLLRR, encoded by the coding sequence ATGAGTACAGTTTTAGTTGTAGAAGACAGTGCAACACAAAGGGCAATGATTTCAGAGCTTCTTCAAGAGAAAGGACTCACTGTTACAGTTGCCAAAGATGGAGTCGAAGCATTAGAACAAATGCAGGGAAATAACCCTGATTTAGTACTTCTGGACATTGTGATGCCCCGGATGAACGGCTATGAATTCTGCCGTCGAATTAAATCTGATCCTCAAACCCAGAATGTACCTGTAGTCATGTGTTCTGCTAAGGGAGAAGAGTTTGATCGTTACTGGGGTATGAAACAAGGTGCAGATGCCTACATTTCAAAACCTTTTCACCCTAAAGAATTATTAGGAACTGTCAAACAACTACTTAGAAGGTAG
- a CDS encoding translation initiation factor, whose product MSSQKRKSSDSQSSPANRMIYREFGSDDNSSAVERPSIEIPPAQQNPRVQASRKGRKGKTVTVINNLQLKEENLEALLKQLKSQCGAGGTIKDNEIEIQGDHTQKIAQFLISLGYKAKVSGG is encoded by the coding sequence ATGTCCTCACAGAAGCGAAAGTCCTCTGACTCCCAATCATCCCCTGCAAATCGGATGATTTATCGTGAATTTGGCAGCGATGATAACTCTTCTGCTGTAGAAAGACCAAGTATAGAAATACCCCCCGCACAACAAAATCCTAGAGTGCAAGCTTCACGCAAAGGACGCAAGGGGAAAACAGTTACAGTAATTAACAATTTGCAGCTAAAAGAAGAAAATCTCGAAGCTTTGCTGAAGCAGCTAAAATCTCAATGCGGTGCTGGTGGCACTATCAAAGATAATGAAATTGAAATTCAGGGCGATCATACTCAAAAAATTGCCCAATTTTTAATTAGCTTAGGTTATAAAGCTAAAGTCAGTGGCGGCTGA